In a genomic window of Streptomyces koelreuteriae:
- a CDS encoding adenosylmethionine--8-amino-7-oxononanoate transaminase has translation MPERTVPELLELDRRHVWHPYGPMPGRQEPLVVESASGVRMRLADGSGELVDGMSSWWSAIHGYNHPVLNEAARGQLERMSHVMFGGLTHEPAVRLAKLLVDMSPDGLEHVFLADSGSVSVEVAVKMCLQYWRSLGRPGKQRLLTWRGGYHGDTWQPMSVCDPEGGMHELWTGVLQRQVFADAPPAEYDEAYAEQLRTTVERHADELAAVIVEPVVQGAGGMRFHSPAYLRVLREACDAHDVLLVFDEIATGFGRTGALFAAEHAAVTPDVMCVGKALTGGYLTMAATLCTARVADGISRGEVPVLAHGPTFMGNPLAASVACASIELLLGQDWLAEVKRIEAGLRDGLSAASELPGVTDVRVLGAIGVVQLDHAVDMKAATEAAVREGVWLRPFRDLIYTMPPYVTGDADVARIARAVCAAAREG, from the coding sequence ATGCCTGAGCGGACGGTGCCCGAGCTGCTGGAGCTCGACCGGCGGCATGTGTGGCATCCGTACGGCCCCATGCCCGGACGGCAGGAACCGCTCGTCGTGGAGTCGGCGAGCGGGGTTCGGATGCGGCTCGCCGACGGCTCGGGAGAGCTCGTCGACGGCATGTCGTCCTGGTGGTCGGCGATCCACGGCTACAACCACCCGGTGCTCAACGAGGCGGCGCGCGGGCAGCTGGAGCGAATGAGCCATGTGATGTTCGGCGGGCTCACCCACGAGCCCGCCGTACGCCTGGCGAAGCTCCTTGTCGATATGTCGCCCGACGGGCTCGAGCATGTCTTCCTCGCCGACTCGGGGTCCGTGTCGGTCGAGGTCGCGGTCAAGATGTGCCTGCAGTACTGGCGTTCGCTGGGCCGTCCCGGCAAGCAGCGGCTGCTGACCTGGCGCGGCGGCTATCACGGGGACACCTGGCAGCCGATGTCGGTGTGCGATCCCGAGGGCGGGATGCACGAGCTGTGGACCGGGGTGCTCCAGCGTCAGGTGTTCGCGGACGCGCCGCCCGCCGAGTACGACGAGGCGTACGCCGAGCAGCTGCGCACGACGGTCGAGCGGCACGCCGACGAGCTGGCGGCGGTGATCGTCGAGCCGGTGGTGCAGGGCGCGGGCGGGATGCGCTTCCACTCCCCCGCCTATCTGCGGGTGCTGCGCGAGGCGTGCGACGCGCACGACGTGCTGCTGGTGTTCGACGAGATCGCGACCGGTTTCGGCCGTACGGGCGCGCTGTTCGCGGCGGAGCACGCGGCCGTGACGCCGGATGTGATGTGCGTGGGCAAGGCGCTGACCGGCGGTTATCTGACCATGGCGGCGACGCTGTGCACCGCGCGGGTGGCCGACGGGATCTCGCGGGGCGAGGTGCCGGTGCTCGCGCACGGCCCGACCTTCATGGGCAATCCGCTGGCCGCGTCCGTGGCCTGTGCCTCGATCGAGCTGTTGCTCGGCCAGGACTGGCTCGCGGAGGTCAAGCGGATCGAGGCGGGGCTGCGGGACGGGCTGTCGGCGGCCTCGGAGCTGCCGGGCGTGACGGATGTGCGGGTCCTCGGCGCCATCGGGGTCGTGCAGCTCGATCACGCCGTGGACATGAAGGCGGCCACCGAGGCCGCCGTACGCGAGGGTGTGTGGCTGCGGCCGTTCCGCGATCTGATCTACACGATGCCGCCGTACGTCACCGGCGACGCGGACGTGGCGCGGATCGCGCGGGCGGTGTGCGCGGCGGCGCGGGAGGGATGA
- the bioB gene encoding biotin synthase BioB, producing the protein MDLLNTLVDKGLRRELPTREEALAVLATTDDDLLDVVAAAGKVRRHWFGRRVKLNYLVNLKSGLCPEDCSYCSQRLGSQTGILKYTWLKPDQASDAAAAGVAGGAKRVCLVASGRGPTDRDVDRVSDTIKAIKESNEGVEVCACLGLLSDGQAERLREAGADAYNHNLNTSEATYGEITTTHTYADRVDTVEKAHAAGLSACSGLIAGMGESDADLVDVVYSLRELDPDSVPVNFLIPVEGTPLAKEWNLTPQRCLRILAMVRFVCPDVEVRIAGGREVHLRSMQPLALNLANSIFLGDYLTTEGQAGKADLEMIADAGFEVEGTDQVTLPEHRSGGCHDGGGVCGSEGGGGCGSADAAPEVSESRTSADARTDLVAVRRRGAGTDLAPNA; encoded by the coding sequence ATGGACCTGCTGAACACGCTGGTGGACAAGGGGCTTCGGCGCGAGCTGCCGACCCGCGAAGAGGCACTCGCCGTCCTCGCCACGACCGACGACGACCTGCTCGATGTGGTGGCCGCGGCCGGGAAGGTGCGCCGGCACTGGTTCGGCCGACGGGTGAAACTCAACTATCTCGTCAACCTGAAGTCCGGCCTGTGTCCCGAGGACTGCTCCTACTGTTCGCAGCGGCTCGGCTCACAGACGGGGATCCTCAAGTACACCTGGCTCAAACCCGACCAGGCGTCCGACGCGGCGGCGGCCGGTGTGGCCGGGGGCGCCAAGCGTGTGTGCCTGGTAGCGAGCGGGCGCGGTCCGACCGACCGGGACGTGGACCGGGTCTCCGACACGATCAAGGCCATCAAGGAGAGCAACGAGGGCGTCGAGGTGTGCGCCTGTCTCGGACTGCTCTCCGACGGTCAGGCCGAGCGGCTGCGCGAGGCGGGCGCCGACGCCTACAACCACAACCTCAACACGTCCGAGGCGACGTACGGGGAGATCACGACCACGCACACCTACGCCGACCGGGTGGACACGGTCGAGAAGGCGCACGCGGCGGGCCTCTCCGCCTGCTCCGGGCTGATCGCCGGCATGGGCGAGTCGGACGCGGACCTGGTGGACGTCGTCTACTCGCTGCGCGAGCTGGACCCGGACTCGGTTCCGGTCAACTTCCTGATCCCGGTCGAGGGCACCCCGCTGGCCAAGGAGTGGAACCTCACCCCGCAGCGCTGTCTCAGGATCCTGGCGATGGTGCGCTTCGTGTGCCCGGACGTCGAGGTGCGCATCGCGGGCGGGCGGGAGGTCCATCTGCGCTCGATGCAGCCGCTCGCCCTGAACCTGGCCAACTCGATCTTCCTCGGCGACTACCTGACCACCGAGGGCCAGGCGGGCAAGGCCGACCTGGAGATGATCGCGGACGCCGGCTTCGAGGTGGAGGGCACCGACCAGGTGACGCTGCCCGAGCACCGTTCCGGCGGCTGCCACGACGGTGGCGGGGTGTGCGGTTCCGAGGGCGGTGGAGGCTGCGGTTCCGCCGACGCGGCCCCGGAGGTCTCCGAGTCCCGTACGTCCGCCGATGCCCGGACCGATCTGGTCGCCGTGCGCCGCCGGGGCGCCGGGACGGACCTCGCGCCCAATGCCTGA
- a CDS encoding 8-amino-7-oxononanoate synthase, producing the protein MAFGWIDEQARVRRRAGLVRTLRPRPAVSPLLDLASNDYLGLARHPEVTEGAARAARDWGGGSTGSRLVTGSTELHAELERELAEFCGFEAALVFSSGYAANLAAVTALAPHGSLIVSDAGNHASLIDGCRLARGTTQVVAHAEPDAVRKALSAHEGTAITVSDTVFSVDGDAAPLTALAEACREHGAGLVVDDAHGLGVLGDGGRGGPHAAGLAGADDVVVTVTLSKSLGSQGGAVLGPARVIDHLVNAARTFIFDTGLAPAAAGAALAALRLLRREPERAARARAVAGELHARLTAAGLEAVRPDAAVVSVRAPSPEDAVRWAAECRASGLAVGCFRPPSVPDGISRLRLTARADLAGEQIERAVRLIGETRP; encoded by the coding sequence ATGGCGTTCGGCTGGATCGACGAGCAGGCGCGAGTGCGCCGCCGCGCCGGACTCGTACGGACTCTGCGCCCCCGTCCGGCCGTATCGCCGCTCCTCGATCTGGCGAGCAACGACTACCTGGGGCTGGCCCGGCACCCCGAGGTCACCGAGGGCGCGGCCCGTGCCGCGCGGGACTGGGGCGGTGGCTCCACCGGCTCCCGGCTGGTCACCGGCAGCACCGAACTGCACGCGGAACTGGAACGGGAACTGGCCGAATTCTGCGGGTTCGAGGCGGCCCTCGTCTTCTCCTCCGGCTACGCGGCCAACCTCGCGGCGGTCACCGCTCTGGCCCCGCACGGCTCTCTGATCGTCTCCGACGCGGGCAACCACGCCTCGCTCATCGACGGCTGCCGGCTGGCCCGCGGCACCACCCAGGTGGTGGCGCACGCCGAGCCGGACGCCGTGCGCAAGGCGCTCTCGGCCCACGAGGGCACGGCGATCACGGTGTCCGACACGGTCTTCTCGGTCGACGGCGACGCGGCCCCGCTCACGGCCCTCGCCGAGGCCTGCCGGGAGCACGGCGCCGGGCTGGTGGTCGACGACGCCCACGGCCTGGGCGTCCTCGGCGACGGCGGCCGGGGCGGCCCGCACGCGGCGGGGCTCGCGGGCGCCGACGACGTCGTCGTCACGGTCACGCTGTCCAAGTCGCTCGGCAGCCAGGGCGGAGCCGTCCTCGGCCCCGCCCGGGTGATCGACCACCTGGTCAACGCGGCACGGACGTTCATCTTCGACACGGGACTCGCCCCCGCGGCTGCGGGCGCGGCCCTGGCGGCCCTGCGGCTGCTGCGCCGCGAACCGGAACGTGCGGCACGGGCCCGCGCGGTGGCGGGCGAACTGCACGCACGCCTGACCGCCGCGGGTCTGGAAGCGGTACGTCCGGACGCCGCGGTGGTCTCGGTGCGTGCGCCCTCTCCCGAGGACGCCGTGCGCTGGGCGGCCGAATGCCGCGCGTCGGGCCTGGCCGTGGGCTGCTTCCGTCCTCCTTCCGTGCCCGACGGCATCTCACGACTCAGGCTGACCGCCCGCGCGGATCTGGCCGGCGAACAGATCGAACGCGCTGTACGGCTGATCGGCGAGACGCGGCCATGA
- a CDS encoding DUF397 domain-containing protein: protein MRALPRHVPSSIELHGVRWLRSSYSTGANNCVETACPQTPPWAGLLAVRDSKDPAGPALLFSSRSWAEFTAAVDHI, encoded by the coding sequence ATGCGTGCACTGCCTCGTCATGTCCCCTCAAGCATCGAACTGCACGGTGTGCGGTGGTTGCGCAGCAGCTACAGCACCGGCGCGAACAACTGCGTCGAGACCGCGTGTCCGCAGACCCCACCCTGGGCCGGGCTGCTCGCCGTGCGCGACTCCAAGGACCCGGCCGGGCCCGCGCTGCTCTTCTCGTCGAGGAGCTGGGCGGAGTTCACGGCCGCGGTCGACCACATCTGA
- a CDS encoding helix-turn-helix domain-containing protein, translated as MQHGPAVRRRKLGAELRALRTSAGLTSGEAARLVGWHQSKVSRIETGTSGVKPADVRLLLDAYGVADCQLRELLLVLAESEDGSGRHHWWHAYRGVLPPTYRDFISLESQATAMRTLETTVVPGLLQTPEYARAVTKAAVEGLSEDRLDTLVEVRLARQDVLRADPPLELSAVLDEAVLRREVGGPGVMARQLERLVEAARLPQVRLQVLPFAAGAHIGVTGPFVVFSFSSTSDLNVVVLDHLTSSLYLERKEDLQAYTEAFNALQIHALSPEDSLDYIAGTAAGA; from the coding sequence ATGCAGCACGGTCCCGCGGTGCGCCGCCGGAAACTGGGCGCCGAACTGCGCGCGCTGCGCACCTCGGCGGGTCTCACCAGTGGTGAGGCGGCCCGGCTGGTGGGCTGGCACCAGTCCAAGGTCAGCCGGATCGAGACGGGCACGAGCGGGGTGAAACCGGCCGATGTGCGGTTACTCCTCGACGCCTACGGTGTGGCGGACTGCCAACTCCGCGAACTGCTCCTGGTGTTGGCGGAGTCCGAGGACGGGAGCGGCCGGCACCACTGGTGGCACGCCTACCGAGGGGTGCTGCCGCCGACCTACCGGGACTTCATCAGCCTGGAGTCCCAGGCCACGGCGATGCGCACGCTGGAGACCACCGTCGTCCCGGGGCTGCTCCAGACGCCCGAGTACGCGCGTGCGGTGACGAAGGCCGCCGTGGAGGGACTGTCGGAGGACCGGCTCGACACGCTGGTCGAGGTGCGACTGGCCCGGCAGGACGTGCTGCGCGCGGATCCGCCGCTGGAGCTGAGCGCCGTCCTGGACGAGGCCGTGCTGCGGCGGGAGGTGGGCGGGCCCGGAGTGATGGCCCGGCAGCTGGAACGGCTGGTCGAGGCGGCGCGCCTGCCCCAAGTGCGGCTCCAGGTACTGCCGTTCGCCGCCGGGGCGCACATCGGAGTCACCGGCCCTTTCGTTGTTTTCTCATTTTCGAGCACTTCTGATCTGAACGTGGTTGTTCTCGACCACTTGACGAGTAGCCTCTACCTCGAACGGAAAGAAGACCTCCAGGCCTACACGGAGGCCTTCAACGCCCTTCAGATCCACGCCCTTTCGCCCGAGGACTCGTTGGATTACATCGCCGGGACAGCCGCCGGCGCGTAA
- a CDS encoding ATP-binding protein has protein sequence MADHLESSVTLPSDPASVSAARVYVVDTLTEWGLPADTEVSDTVRLIISELATNAVQHTFGQSPTFTVDVVLDRDERLHIGVTDSHPRFPRRLPAAVQQDNGRGLVIIRWLTAECGGRLRIRPTREGGKTISVELPWTVPAQPMTAAGQQEP, from the coding sequence ATGGCAGACCATCTGGAATCATCCGTCACTCTGCCGAGCGATCCCGCCTCGGTCTCCGCAGCGCGTGTCTACGTGGTGGACACGCTGACGGAGTGGGGTCTGCCGGCGGACACGGAGGTGTCCGACACCGTCCGGCTCATCATCTCCGAGCTCGCCACCAACGCCGTCCAGCACACCTTCGGGCAGTCGCCCACGTTCACGGTGGACGTCGTGCTCGACCGCGACGAGCGGCTGCATATCGGTGTCACGGACAGCCACCCGCGGTTCCCCAGACGGCTCCCCGCCGCCGTCCAGCAGGACAACGGCCGCGGTCTGGTCATCATCCGCTGGCTGACCGCCGAATGCGGCGGCAGGCTCAGGATCCGCCCCACCCGTGAGGGCGGCAAGACCATCTCGGTCGAACTTCCGTGGACCGTCCCGGCCCAGCCCATGACGGCGGCGGGACAGCAGGAGCCGTAG
- a CDS encoding C40 family peptidase — MTALNRVPSLMARAGTASALTIAAVGGSIVAPGFSSEAAAATPATKALQIAASKKGSPYKYGAVGPHRFDCSGLTLYSFKKVGKKLPRTAAQQYNKTRHISAQNRKAGDLVFFHSGRNVYHVGIYAGKNKLWHAPKSGDVVRLQKIWTKSVWYGRVK; from the coding sequence ATGACTGCGCTCAATCGTGTCCCGTCGCTGATGGCCCGAGCCGGTACGGCCTCGGCCCTCACCATCGCCGCCGTGGGCGGCTCGATCGTGGCCCCCGGCTTCTCCTCCGAGGCAGCGGCGGCCACGCCGGCGACCAAGGCACTCCAGATAGCGGCCTCGAAGAAGGGATCGCCCTACAAGTACGGCGCCGTCGGCCCGCACCGGTTCGACTGCTCGGGCCTGACGCTGTACTCGTTCAAGAAGGTCGGCAAGAAGCTGCCGCGCACGGCCGCCCAGCAGTACAACAAGACCCGCCACATCTCCGCCCAGAACCGCAAGGCCGGAGACCTGGTGTTCTTCCACTCGGGCCGGAACGTGTACCACGTGGGTATCTACGCGGGTAAGAACAAGCTCTGGCACGCCCCCAAGAGCGGGGACGTGGTGCGGCTGCAGAAGATCTGGACCAAGAGCGTCTGGTACGGGCGCGTGAAGTAA
- a CDS encoding ATP-dependent Clp protease proteolytic subunit codes for MTRPSARHVLPELTERTSSGQRTMDPYSKLLEERIVFLGTPVDEISANDVMAQFMYLEHQAPDRDIQLYINSPGGAFHAMTALYDTMRYVTCDVETVCLGQAGAAATVLLAAGTPGKRSMLPDARLVIHQPALPEPVQGQASDLAIQADELTRIRTRMEEMLALHTGRTREQVSEDIERDKVLTAQEAVEYGLVDRIVPDRKATMAAPTGR; via the coding sequence ATGACCCGACCGTCCGCCCGTCACGTGCTGCCCGAGCTCACGGAACGCACGAGTTCCGGGCAACGGACCATGGACCCGTACTCGAAGCTGCTGGAGGAGCGGATCGTCTTTCTCGGGACGCCGGTGGACGAGATCTCGGCGAACGACGTGATGGCCCAGTTCATGTACCTCGAGCACCAGGCCCCGGACCGCGACATCCAGCTCTACATCAACTCCCCCGGCGGCGCGTTCCACGCGATGACCGCCCTCTACGACACGATGCGCTACGTCACCTGCGACGTGGAGACGGTCTGCCTGGGCCAGGCCGGGGCGGCCGCCACGGTGCTGCTGGCGGCCGGCACGCCGGGCAAGCGGTCCATGCTGCCGGACGCGCGTCTGGTGATCCATCAGCCCGCCCTGCCCGAGCCGGTCCAGGGACAGGCCAGTGATCTGGCGATCCAGGCCGACGAGCTGACGCGGATCCGGACCCGCATGGAGGAGATGCTCGCGCTGCACACCGGCCGCACCCGGGAGCAGGTGAGCGAGGACATCGAGCGGGACAAGGTGCTCACCGCCCAGGAGGCGGTGGAGTACGGCCTGGTGGACCGGATCGTCCCCGACCGCAAGGCCACCATGGCCGCGCCGACCGGACGGTGA
- a CDS encoding type II toxin-antitoxin system Phd/YefM family antitoxin: protein MAYEIPVTQARAELADLINRVVYAGERVVVTRHGKPLVALVSADDLRRLEEAQELAETAEEQVVSAVSTVREVASAPRERQRFGIAAEHRGAGPA from the coding sequence ATGGCCTACGAGATTCCGGTGACGCAAGCCAGGGCTGAGCTCGCCGACCTGATCAACCGCGTGGTGTACGCCGGTGAGCGCGTCGTCGTCACCCGGCACGGCAAGCCCCTCGTCGCCCTCGTCTCGGCCGATGACCTGCGCCGACTCGAAGAGGCCCAGGAGCTCGCGGAGACCGCCGAGGAGCAGGTGGTCAGCGCCGTCTCCACGGTCCGCGAGGTCGCGTCCGCTCCTCGCGAACGGCAGCGGTTCGGGATCGCGGCGGAGCATCGGGGGGCCGGCCCGGCGTAG
- a CDS encoding urease subunit gamma yields the protein MQLTPHEQERLLIHVAADVAEKRRARGLRLNHPEAVALITSHLLEGARDGRTVAELMSSGRKLLTRDDVMEGIPEMIHDVQVEATFPDGTKLVTVHDPIV from the coding sequence GTGCAACTGACCCCGCACGAGCAAGAGAGACTGCTGATCCACGTCGCGGCCGACGTGGCCGAGAAGCGCAGGGCCCGCGGGCTGAGGCTGAACCACCCCGAGGCGGTCGCGCTCATCACCTCGCACCTCCTCGAAGGCGCCCGGGACGGCCGTACCGTCGCCGAACTCATGTCCTCCGGACGCAAGCTGCTCACCCGGGACGACGTCATGGAGGGCATCCCGGAGATGATCCACGACGTCCAGGTCGAGGCCACCTTCCCGGACGGCACCAAGCTCGTCACCGTCCACGACCCGATCGTCTGA
- a CDS encoding urease subunit beta yields MIPGEILFAEDPIAYNEGREVTRLTVLNAADRPVQVGSHYHFAEANPGLEFDRAAARGKRLNVAAGTAVRFEPGIPVDVELVPLTGARVVPGLRGETGGALDA; encoded by the coding sequence GTGATTCCCGGAGAGATCCTCTTCGCCGAGGACCCGATTGCGTACAACGAGGGCCGCGAGGTCACCCGGCTGACCGTCCTCAACGCCGCCGACCGGCCCGTCCAGGTCGGCTCCCACTACCACTTCGCCGAGGCCAACCCCGGCCTGGAGTTCGACCGCGCCGCGGCCCGCGGAAAGCGGCTGAACGTCGCCGCCGGGACGGCCGTGCGCTTCGAACCCGGGATCCCCGTCGACGTCGAACTCGTTCCGCTCACCGGCGCCCGTGTCGTGCCCGGACTGCGCGGTGAGACCGGAGGTGCCCTCGATGCCTGA
- a CDS encoding urease subunit alpha codes for MPEISRAAYADLFGPTTGDRIRLADTDLLVEIEEDRSGGPGRAGDEAVFGGGKVIRESMGQARATRAEGTPDTVITGAVIIDHWGIVKADVGVRDGRITGIGKAGNPDTMDGVHPDLVIGPETEIIAGNGRILTAGAIDAHVHFICPQIADEALSAGITTLVGGGTGPAEGSKATTVTPGPWHLARMLEAMEAFPLNIGLLGKGNTVSHEAMLSQIRGGALGLKLHEDWGSTPAVIDASLTVAEQTGIQVAIHTDTLNEAGFVGDTLAAIAGRGIHAYHTEGAGGGHAPDIMTVVSESYVLPSSTNPTRPFTVNTAEEHLDMLMVCHHLNPAVPEDLAFAESRIRPSTIGAEDVLHDLGAISIISSDSQAMGRVGEVVMRTWQTAHVMKRRRGALPGDGRADNRRVRRYVAKYTINPALAQGLAREIGSVESGKLADLVLWEPAFFGVKPQLVIKGGQIAYAQMGDANASIPTPQPILPRPMYGAIGRAPAANSFNFVAPLAVEDGLPERLGLGKRFVAIDSTRGVTKADMRENDARPDVRVDPDSFAVYIDGAAVEAEPAAELPMAQRYFLF; via the coding sequence ATGCCTGAGATCTCACGTGCCGCGTACGCAGACCTGTTCGGCCCGACGACCGGCGACCGGATCCGGCTCGCCGACACCGATCTGCTGGTGGAGATCGAGGAGGACCGCTCCGGCGGCCCCGGCCGCGCCGGTGACGAGGCCGTGTTCGGCGGCGGCAAGGTCATCCGCGAGTCCATGGGCCAGGCGCGTGCCACGCGGGCGGAGGGTACCCCCGACACCGTGATCACCGGCGCGGTGATCATCGACCACTGGGGGATCGTCAAGGCCGACGTCGGCGTCCGCGACGGCCGGATCACCGGCATCGGCAAGGCCGGCAACCCCGACACCATGGACGGCGTCCACCCGGACCTGGTCATCGGCCCGGAGACCGAGATCATCGCCGGCAACGGGCGGATCCTCACGGCCGGCGCCATCGACGCGCACGTCCACTTCATCTGCCCGCAGATCGCCGACGAGGCGCTCTCGGCGGGCATCACGACCCTCGTCGGCGGCGGTACGGGCCCGGCCGAGGGCTCCAAGGCCACCACCGTGACCCCCGGCCCCTGGCATCTCGCGCGGATGCTGGAGGCGATGGAGGCCTTCCCGCTCAACATCGGCCTGCTGGGCAAGGGCAATACCGTCTCGCACGAGGCGATGCTGTCGCAGATCCGCGGCGGCGCGCTCGGCCTGAAGCTGCACGAGGACTGGGGCTCGACCCCGGCCGTCATCGACGCCTCGCTGACCGTCGCAGAGCAGACCGGCATCCAGGTCGCCATTCACACGGACACGCTCAACGAGGCCGGGTTCGTCGGCGACACGCTCGCCGCGATCGCCGGGCGGGGCATCCACGCGTACCACACCGAGGGCGCGGGCGGCGGGCACGCGCCGGACATCATGACCGTGGTCTCCGAGTCGTACGTGCTGCCGAGCTCCACCAATCCGACCCGGCCGTTCACCGTCAACACCGCCGAGGAACACCTCGACATGCTGATGGTCTGCCACCACCTCAACCCGGCGGTGCCGGAGGACCTGGCCTTCGCCGAGTCCCGGATCCGGCCGTCCACGATCGGCGCCGAGGATGTGCTGCACGACCTGGGCGCGATCTCGATCATCTCCTCCGACTCCCAGGCCATGGGGCGCGTCGGCGAGGTCGTCATGCGGACCTGGCAGACCGCGCATGTGATGAAGCGGCGGCGGGGCGCCCTGCCCGGGGACGGACGCGCCGACAACCGTCGGGTGCGTCGCTATGTCGCCAAGTACACGATCAACCCGGCGCTCGCCCAGGGCCTGGCCCGGGAGATCGGGTCGGTCGAGAGCGGCAAGCTGGCCGACCTGGTGCTGTGGGAACCGGCGTTCTTCGGCGTCAAGCCGCAGCTCGTCATCAAGGGCGGGCAGATCGCGTACGCGCAGATGGGCGACGCCAACGCCTCGATCCCCACACCGCAGCCGATCCTGCCGCGCCCGATGTACGGGGCGATCGGGCGGGCACCGGCCGCCAACTCCTTCAACTTCGTCGCCCCCTTGGCCGTCGAGGACGGGCTGCCTGAGCGGCTGGGCCTCGGCAAGCGCTTCGTGGCGATCGACTCGACGCGCGGGGTCACCAAGGCCGACATGCGGGAGAACGACGCGCGCCCGGACGTGCGGGTCGACCCCGACAGCTTCGCGGTGTACATCGACGGGGCAGCGGTCGAGGCGGAGCCCGCGGCCGAACTCCCCATGGCGCAGCGCTACTTCCTGTTCTGA